One window from the genome of Lacerta agilis isolate rLacAgi1 chromosome 16, rLacAgi1.pri, whole genome shotgun sequence encodes:
- the TMEM205 gene encoding transmembrane protein 205 yields MATEGEPSSLVKIIQLFVLSTAWGMQIWVTFIAGFVLFRGVSRHTFGLVQSKLFPFYFYTLLSCTFLNLAIFASYHPRELLSAWDMVQIASFFIGLVLAASNASWLSQVTTKTMFKMQEIEREHGLGDEVGLSARREGYQLLKEKDAKYRSLRQKFFKFHGLSSLCNLAGVFCTGLNLACLALQLDSL; encoded by the exons ATGGCAACAGAGGGGGAGCCGAGCAGCCTTGTCAAAATCATCCAGCTTTTTGTGCTCTCCACAGCCTGGGGGATGCAGATATGGGTTACCTTTATTGCAG GGTTTGTTCTCTTCCGGGGTGTGAGCCGCCATACCTTTGGCCTGGTGCAAAGCAAGCTGTTTCCTTTCTATTTCTACACCCTGCTCAGCTGCACTTTCCTGAACCTGGCCATCTTTGCTTCGTACCACCCGCGGGAACTTCTCAGTGCCTGGGATATGGTCCAG ATTGCGTCCTTTTTTATTGGCCTCGTTCTGGCGGCTTCCAATGCTTCCTGGCTCTCCCAAGTCACCACCAAGACCATGTTCAAGATGCAAGAGATTGAAAGGGAGCACGGCCTCGGGGACGAAGTGGGGCTGTCGGCTCGGCGGGAGGGTTACCAGCTTCTGAAGGAGAAGGATGCCAAGTACAGGAGCCTGCGCCAAAAGTTCTTCAAGTTCCACGGCCTGTCCTCTCTCTGCAACCTAGCCGGTGTCTTCTGCACCGGTCTGAATTTGGCATGCCTAGCGCTGCAGCTGGACAGCCTTTAG